One genomic window of Corynebacterium massiliense DSM 45435 includes the following:
- the pflB gene encoding formate C-acetyltransferase has product MTTATQSVKFDAWKEFEPGPWTEGIDVRDFIQRNYTPYDGDSSFLEGPTDKVKRTWDHLEDKYLSVERKQRIYDVDTEIPTDIDAFPAGYISEDDDVIVGLQTDVPLKRAMMPNGGWRMVEQAIREAGKEPNEDVKEIFTRYRKTHNQAVFDIYTPNIRKARHSHIITGLPDAYGRGRIIGDYRRIALYGVDYLIEEKMKDRDSVADAGFSEQWARYREEHSDQILALKKLKKMAESYGFDISKPATNAHEAVQWTYFGYLGSIKSQDGAAMSIGRLSAFFDIYFEHDLKAGIITEKDAQEIIDSLVMKLRIVRFLRTEDYDQIFSGDPYWATWSDAGFGEDGRHLVTKTAFRLLQTLINLGPSPEPNITIFWDPELPEGYKKFCAHISIETSSIQYESDKQIRQQWGDDAAIACCVSPMRVGKQMQFFGARVNAAKALLYAINGGRDEMTGEQIVDGYEPVTGDGPLDFDDIWQKYEEMLDWVVGTYVEALNIIHYSHDRYAYEAIEMALHDSDIVRTMGCGIAGLSIVADSLAAIKYAKVTPIRDESGLIVDYKTEGEFPVYGNDDDRADDIAATVVHTIMEKIKQIKLYRNAIPTQSVLTITSNVVYGKATGSFPSGHEAGTPFAPGANPENGADTHGMVASMLSVGKLDYNDALDGISLTNTITPQGLGRTPEERIDNLVGVLDAGFIMEDA; this is encoded by the coding sequence GTGACCACCGCAACTCAGTCAGTGAAGTTCGACGCCTGGAAAGAATTCGAACCCGGTCCGTGGACCGAGGGAATCGACGTCCGTGACTTCATCCAGCGCAACTACACGCCGTACGACGGGGACTCGTCGTTCCTCGAGGGTCCGACCGATAAGGTCAAGCGCACCTGGGACCACCTGGAAGACAAGTACCTGTCCGTGGAGCGCAAGCAGCGCATCTACGACGTGGACACCGAGATCCCGACCGACATTGACGCCTTCCCGGCCGGCTACATCAGCGAAGATGACGATGTCATCGTCGGCCTGCAGACGGACGTTCCGCTCAAGCGCGCCATGATGCCGAACGGCGGCTGGCGCATGGTCGAGCAGGCCATCCGCGAGGCGGGCAAAGAGCCGAACGAAGACGTCAAGGAAATCTTCACCCGCTACCGCAAGACCCACAACCAGGCCGTGTTCGACATCTACACGCCGAACATCCGCAAGGCCCGCCACTCCCACATCATCACGGGCCTGCCGGATGCCTACGGCCGCGGCCGCATCATCGGTGACTACCGACGCATCGCCCTTTACGGTGTCGACTACCTCATCGAAGAGAAGATGAAGGACCGCGACTCCGTGGCCGACGCTGGCTTCAGCGAGCAGTGGGCCCGCTACCGCGAGGAGCACTCCGACCAGATCCTGGCGCTGAAGAAGCTGAAGAAGATGGCGGAGTCCTACGGTTTCGACATCTCCAAGCCGGCCACCAACGCGCACGAAGCAGTGCAGTGGACCTACTTCGGCTACCTGGGCTCCATCAAGTCCCAGGACGGCGCCGCCATGTCCATCGGCCGCCTGTCCGCGTTCTTCGACATCTACTTCGAGCACGACCTGAAGGCCGGCATCATCACGGAGAAGGACGCGCAGGAGATCATCGACTCCCTCGTGATGAAGCTGCGCATTGTGCGCTTCCTGCGTACCGAGGACTACGACCAGATCTTCTCCGGCGACCCGTACTGGGCCACTTGGTCGGACGCCGGCTTCGGCGAAGACGGCCGCCACCTGGTGACCAAGACCGCGTTCCGCCTGCTGCAGACCCTCATTAACCTGGGTCCGTCACCGGAGCCGAACATCACCATCTTCTGGGATCCGGAGCTGCCGGAAGGCTACAAGAAGTTCTGCGCCCACATCTCCATCGAGACCTCGTCCATCCAGTACGAGTCCGACAAGCAGATTCGCCAGCAGTGGGGCGACGACGCAGCCATCGCGTGCTGTGTCTCCCCGATGCGAGTGGGCAAGCAGATGCAGTTCTTCGGCGCGCGTGTCAACGCCGCGAAGGCTCTGCTGTACGCCATCAATGGCGGCCGCGACGAGATGACCGGTGAGCAGATCGTGGACGGCTACGAGCCCGTCACTGGCGATGGTCCGCTGGACTTCGACGATATCTGGCAGAAGTACGAGGAGATGCTTGACTGGGTCGTTGGCACCTACGTCGAGGCTCTGAACATCATCCACTACAGCCACGACCGCTACGCCTACGAGGCCATCGAGATGGCCCTGCACGATTCGGACATCGTCCGCACCATGGGCTGCGGCATCGCCGGCCTGTCCATCGTCGCGGACTCCCTGGCGGCCATCAAGTACGCCAAGGTCACCCCGATTCGGGATGAGAGCGGCCTCATCGTCGACTACAAGACCGAGGGCGAGTTCCCGGTCTATGGCAACGACGATGACCGCGCGGATGACATTGCGGCCACGGTGGTGCACACCATCATGGAGAAGATCAAGCAGATCAAGCTCTACCGCAACGCCATCCCGACCCAGTCCGTGCTGACCATCACCTCGAACGTGGTCTACGGCAAGGCCACCGGTTCGTTCCCGTCCGGGCACGAGGCCGGCACCCCGTTCGCACCGGGCGCCAATCCGGAAAACGGTGCGGACACCCACGGTATGGTCGCTTCCATGCTGTCGGTGGGCAAGTTGGACTACAACGACGCCCTCGACGGAATCTCTCTCACCAACACCATCACCCCGCAGGGCCTGGGCCGGACTCCGGAGGAGCGCATCGACAACCTCGTCGGCGTTCTGGACGCTGGCTTCATCATGGAAGACGCCTAA
- a CDS encoding RNA-binding S4 domain-containing protein — MTSPDGRPVRIDAWVWAVRMFKTRAQAAEAVKAGHVKINGKSVKPAEQVVPGDRVRVWKNHHEHDLEVLATVRKRVGAPVARTCYTDHAPPPPPKEFVPLPPQRDKGAGRPTKKDRRQLEAFRKRLRG; from the coding sequence ATGACCTCTCCTGATGGGCGCCCCGTCCGCATCGATGCATGGGTGTGGGCGGTGCGCATGTTTAAAACCCGCGCGCAGGCGGCAGAAGCCGTGAAAGCGGGCCACGTCAAAATTAACGGCAAATCCGTCAAACCTGCCGAGCAGGTAGTGCCTGGTGACCGCGTGCGCGTATGGAAGAACCACCACGAGCACGATCTCGAGGTGTTGGCGACGGTGCGCAAACGCGTGGGCGCCCCGGTGGCGCGCACCTGTTATACCGACCACGCGCCGCCACCCCCGCCGAAAGAATTTGTTCCCCTCCCGCCGCAGCGCGATAAGGGTGCTGGTCGCCCCACTAAGAAGGATCGTCGCCAATTAGAGGCGTTCCGGAAGCGCCTGCGGGGGTAG
- a CDS encoding IMPACT family protein codes for METSFQLPRAGVVTEHEDEIKRSRFIALVGRVESEAEAREFIAEARHRFPDARHHCSAYVLHVPGAQPVERSSDDGEPSGTAGKPMLDVVKGSGMRNICAVVVRYFGGVKLGAGGLVHAYGGAVSAAMADVPRVTRSLKELYSVHVGHAAAGWLEADLRARKADVRDVRYAADVEIVLATWPGGGEELAELLAGLTQGEIHPKRVGEDWVET; via the coding sequence ATGGAGACGTCTTTTCAGCTCCCGCGCGCCGGGGTAGTGACCGAGCACGAAGATGAGATCAAGCGCTCCCGGTTCATCGCCCTGGTGGGCCGCGTGGAATCGGAGGCAGAGGCCCGCGAGTTCATCGCGGAGGCACGCCACCGGTTCCCCGATGCCCGGCATCACTGCTCGGCCTATGTTCTCCATGTCCCAGGCGCGCAGCCGGTCGAGCGTTCCTCGGACGATGGGGAGCCGTCGGGCACGGCGGGAAAGCCAATGCTGGACGTGGTCAAAGGCTCCGGCATGCGCAATATCTGCGCGGTGGTCGTGCGTTACTTCGGCGGGGTGAAACTCGGCGCCGGGGGACTGGTCCACGCATACGGTGGCGCGGTCAGCGCCGCGATGGCCGACGTCCCGCGCGTCACGCGGAGTTTGAAGGAACTGTATTCCGTTCACGTCGGACACGCCGCTGCCGGCTGGCTTGAGGCGGATCTGCGCGCCCGCAAAGCGGATGTGCGCGACGTCCGGTACGCGGCCGACGTGGAGATCGTGCTCGCTACTTGGCCGGGTGGCGGGGAGGAACTCGCTGAGTTACTGGCCGGGCTCACCCAGGGCGAGATCCACCCAAAGCGGGTGGGTGAGGACTGGGTCGAGACCTAA
- a CDS encoding cobalamin-independent methionine synthase II family protein has product MAQTIRTTHVGSLPRSPELLEANQRRASGDIADAEFHEILEHAVDEVVKRQVEVGLDIVNDGEYGHITSGAIDYGAWWNYSFSRLGGLTFTDTDRWEAQKVVRSEPGNPRLTSFPDRRDRALFSAAYEDPDSGILTGRAKVANPEFTGPITYIGQDQVDTDARLLRRAADKAGASDAFIAALSPGAAARLDNRYYDSDHEVIAACGEALSHEYRAIVDAGFTVQFDAPDLAEAWDQINPEPSVEDFQKFIRERIDVLNDAISGLPREKTRLHICWGSWHGPHVTDVPFADIIDEILRAKVGGFSFEASSPRHAHEWRVWQDHQLPDNAVIYPGVVSHSTNAIEHPRLVADRIVKFAELVGPERVVASSDCGLGGRLHEQLAWAKLESLVEGAEIAARELNG; this is encoded by the coding sequence ATGGCGCAGACCATTCGCACGACCCACGTCGGCTCCCTTCCGCGCAGCCCGGAGCTGCTGGAGGCCAACCAGCGCCGCGCGAGCGGCGACATCGCAGATGCGGAGTTTCACGAGATTCTGGAACACGCCGTCGATGAGGTGGTCAAGCGCCAGGTTGAGGTGGGGCTGGACATCGTCAATGACGGCGAATACGGCCACATCACCTCCGGGGCCATTGATTACGGCGCCTGGTGGAACTATTCCTTTTCGCGCCTCGGCGGGCTGACCTTCACAGACACGGACCGCTGGGAGGCCCAAAAGGTCGTCCGCTCGGAACCGGGCAACCCGCGCCTGACGTCCTTCCCGGACCGCCGCGACCGTGCGCTGTTTAGTGCCGCGTACGAGGATCCGGACTCCGGGATTCTTACCGGCCGGGCCAAAGTGGCAAACCCGGAATTCACCGGCCCGATTACCTACATTGGCCAGGATCAGGTGGACACCGACGCCCGCCTGTTGCGCCGCGCCGCGGACAAGGCCGGGGCGAGCGACGCGTTCATCGCCGCGCTCTCGCCCGGCGCCGCTGCACGCCTGGACAACCGCTACTACGACTCTGACCATGAGGTCATCGCCGCCTGTGGCGAGGCGTTAAGCCACGAATACCGGGCGATTGTCGATGCCGGCTTTACCGTCCAGTTCGATGCCCCGGACCTTGCCGAGGCGTGGGATCAGATCAACCCGGAGCCGTCCGTGGAGGACTTCCAGAAGTTCATTCGCGAGCGTATCGATGTCCTCAACGACGCCATTTCCGGTCTGCCGCGCGAGAAGACCCGGCTGCATATCTGCTGGGGGTCCTGGCACGGCCCGCACGTGACCGACGTGCCCTTCGCGGACATTATCGATGAGATCCTGCGCGCCAAGGTGGGAGGCTTTTCCTTCGAGGCGTCCTCGCCGCGCCACGCGCACGAGTGGCGCGTCTGGCAGGACCACCAGCTGCCGGACAATGCGGTCATCTATCCCGGCGTGGTCTCGCACTCCACGAACGCGATCGAGCACCCGCGCCTGGTGGCCGACCGGATCGTGAAATTCGCCGAACTCGTCGGCCCCGAGCGTGTTGTCGCCTCTTCCGACTGCGGGTTGGGCGGCCGTCTGCACGAACAGCTGGCGTGGGCCAAGCTCGAATCCTTGGTGGAGGGGGCGGAGATCGCCGCGCGCGAGCTCAACGGATAA
- the dnaE gene encoding DNA polymerase III subunit alpha: protein MAKNSSFVHLHNHTEYSMLDGMAKVDLLAEEVARQEMPAVGMTDHGNMFGSDAFFRKMKATGIKPIIGIEAYMAPGSRFNKKRVRWGTPDQKRDDVSASGAYLHQTMIAENVTGLRNLFKLSSLASYEGQLGKWPRMDAELIAEHADGIIATTGCPSGDVQTRLRLGQFEEALEAAAMWQDIYGKDNYFLELMDHGLDIEKRTRDGLLEIGRKLDLPPLVTNDCHYVLESQASSHEAMLCVQTGKTFMDPDRFKFGGTGYYIKSAKQMRELWDDMVPDGCDNTLWIAERVGDYDEVWEEHPHDRMPIADVPEGETPTSWLTKEVMRGLEDRFPGKEVPQEYIDRAEYEISVIDMKGYPSYFLIVAELIKYARSVGIWVGPGRGSAAGALVAYALTITNIDPIEHDLIFERFLNPERPSAPDIDIDFDDRRRGEMITYAAERWGEDKIAQVITFGTVKTKQAIKDSAKVHFGQPGFQMADRINGALPAPIMAKDIPLKGITDPDHERYSEAAEVRTMVETDPDVKKIYDTARGLEGVIRQAGVHACAVIMASVRLLDHIPMWKRNADGAIITGWDYPACEAIGLLKMDFLGLRNLTVIGDALDNVRKNRGEEVKLEELHADAPEVSKVYELLSRGDTLGVFQLDSGGMQELLKRMKPTEFKDIVASLALYRPGPMGVNAHWEYADRKNGRKPITPIHPELDEPLKDILAETYGLIVYQEQIMRISQKVANYTAGEADKFRKAMGKKKPEVLAQQYEKFSGGMFDNGYSKEAVDALWGTIEPFASYAFNKSHAAGYGLVSFWTAYLKAYYAPEYMAALLTSVGDKKDKSAIYLADCRHLGINVLPPDVNQSAENFEAVEDDIRFGMGAIRNVGSEVVESIIKSREEKGEYRSFSDYLDKIELAACSKRVTESLIKAGAFDSLGHPRKGLMLIHEDAVDAVQTTKKAADKGQFDLFAGLGGGDGADADGGAKNAFAIDIPDEHWERKHELALEREMLGLYVSGHPLDGFEDALDAQTDTPLPKILSDEVRNNQDVIIGGIISSVDRRFSKKDGSPWAIVTVEDHHGAQVEILVFNKVYSLVAPQIVEDNIILAKAQVRYRDDRRSLFCNDIRVPDLGPGGGAGLPLRLTMRTDQCTMNNIARLKDVLLKNSGDSSVYLTLVDGENQTQLILGDHLRVERNSNLMGDLKASMGPGILG, encoded by the coding sequence ATGGCGAAAAACTCCTCCTTCGTGCATCTGCATAACCACACCGAATATTCCATGTTGGATGGAATGGCCAAGGTGGATCTGCTCGCGGAGGAGGTCGCCCGCCAAGAGATGCCAGCGGTGGGCATGACCGACCACGGCAACATGTTTGGCTCCGACGCCTTTTTCCGCAAGATGAAAGCCACCGGCATCAAGCCGATCATCGGCATCGAGGCGTACATGGCGCCTGGATCGCGCTTCAACAAGAAGCGCGTGCGGTGGGGAACTCCGGATCAAAAGCGTGACGATGTCTCCGCGTCCGGTGCCTACCTCCACCAGACGATGATCGCGGAGAACGTCACGGGCCTGCGCAACCTGTTCAAACTGTCCTCGCTGGCCTCCTATGAGGGGCAATTGGGTAAGTGGCCCCGCATGGACGCCGAGCTCATCGCGGAACACGCCGACGGGATTATCGCCACGACCGGCTGCCCGTCGGGCGACGTCCAGACCCGCCTGCGGCTGGGCCAGTTCGAGGAGGCACTCGAAGCCGCCGCGATGTGGCAGGACATCTATGGCAAGGATAATTACTTCCTCGAGCTGATGGACCATGGGCTGGACATCGAAAAGCGCACGCGCGACGGCCTGTTGGAGATCGGCCGCAAGCTGGACCTCCCGCCGCTGGTGACCAACGACTGCCACTACGTTCTCGAATCGCAGGCGTCGAGCCACGAGGCGATGCTGTGTGTGCAGACCGGCAAGACCTTCATGGATCCGGACCGGTTCAAGTTCGGCGGCACGGGCTACTACATCAAGTCCGCGAAGCAGATGCGCGAGCTGTGGGATGACATGGTCCCGGACGGGTGCGACAACACCCTGTGGATCGCGGAGCGCGTGGGCGACTACGACGAGGTGTGGGAGGAGCACCCGCACGACCGCATGCCTATCGCGGACGTCCCGGAGGGTGAAACCCCGACGTCGTGGCTGACCAAGGAGGTCATGCGCGGCCTGGAGGATCGTTTTCCGGGCAAGGAGGTCCCGCAGGAGTACATTGACCGCGCTGAATACGAAATCAGCGTCATCGACATGAAGGGCTACCCGTCCTACTTCCTCATCGTCGCGGAGCTGATTAAGTACGCGCGCTCGGTGGGTATCTGGGTCGGCCCCGGCCGTGGTTCCGCAGCCGGTGCGTTGGTGGCGTACGCGCTGACCATTACCAACATTGATCCGATTGAGCACGACCTCATTTTCGAGCGTTTCTTGAACCCGGAGCGCCCGTCCGCGCCTGATATCGATATCGACTTCGACGATCGCCGCCGTGGCGAGATGATCACCTACGCCGCCGAACGCTGGGGCGAGGACAAGATTGCGCAGGTCATCACCTTCGGCACGGTGAAGACCAAGCAGGCGATTAAGGACTCGGCGAAGGTGCACTTCGGGCAGCCGGGCTTCCAGATGGCCGACCGCATCAACGGCGCGCTGCCGGCGCCGATCATGGCGAAGGATATTCCGCTCAAGGGCATCACGGACCCGGATCACGAGCGCTACTCGGAGGCTGCCGAGGTCCGCACGATGGTGGAAACCGATCCGGACGTCAAGAAGATCTACGACACCGCCCGCGGCCTGGAGGGCGTTATCCGCCAGGCCGGCGTGCACGCCTGTGCGGTGATTATGGCGTCGGTGCGCCTGCTCGATCACATCCCGATGTGGAAGCGCAACGCCGACGGCGCGATCATCACCGGCTGGGACTACCCGGCCTGCGAGGCCATCGGTCTGCTGAAGATGGACTTTCTGGGCCTGCGCAACCTCACCGTTATCGGCGATGCGTTGGATAACGTGCGCAAAAACCGTGGGGAAGAGGTCAAGCTGGAAGAGCTCCACGCCGATGCCCCGGAGGTGTCTAAGGTCTACGAGCTGCTCTCGCGCGGCGACACCCTGGGCGTGTTCCAGCTGGACTCCGGTGGCATGCAGGAGCTGCTCAAGCGCATGAAGCCGACCGAGTTCAAAGATATTGTCGCGTCGCTGGCGCTCTACCGCCCGGGCCCGATGGGCGTGAACGCGCACTGGGAGTACGCGGACCGCAAGAACGGCCGCAAGCCCATCACGCCGATCCACCCCGAGTTGGACGAGCCGCTCAAGGACATCCTGGCGGAGACCTACGGTCTCATTGTGTACCAGGAGCAGATCATGCGTATCTCGCAGAAGGTGGCTAACTACACGGCCGGCGAGGCAGATAAGTTCCGTAAGGCCATGGGTAAAAAGAAGCCGGAAGTGCTGGCTCAGCAGTACGAGAAGTTCTCGGGCGGCATGTTCGACAACGGCTACTCCAAGGAAGCGGTGGACGCGCTGTGGGGCACTATCGAGCCGTTCGCCTCCTACGCGTTCAACAAGTCGCACGCGGCGGGCTACGGTCTCGTGTCGTTCTGGACCGCCTACCTCAAGGCCTACTACGCCCCGGAGTACATGGCGGCGCTTCTGACCTCGGTGGGCGATAAGAAGGACAAGTCCGCCATCTACCTGGCAGACTGCCGGCACCTGGGCATTAACGTGCTTCCCCCGGACGTCAACCAGTCGGCGGAGAACTTCGAGGCTGTCGAGGACGACATTCGCTTCGGCATGGGTGCTATCCGCAACGTCGGATCCGAGGTTGTGGAGTCCATCATTAAATCCCGCGAGGAAAAGGGCGAGTATCGGTCCTTCTCGGACTACTTGGACAAGATTGAGCTCGCCGCGTGTTCGAAGCGCGTGACCGAATCTCTCATCAAGGCCGGCGCCTTCGATTCTCTGGGCCACCCGCGCAAGGGGCTCATGCTCATCCACGAGGATGCGGTGGATGCTGTGCAGACGACGAAGAAGGCCGCGGACAAAGGGCAGTTCGATCTCTTCGCCGGCTTGGGCGGTGGGGATGGCGCCGATGCGGACGGCGGGGCGAAAAACGCGTTCGCCATCGACATCCCGGACGAGCACTGGGAGCGCAAGCACGAGCTGGCCCTGGAGCGCGAAATGCTGGGCTTGTACGTCTCTGGCCACCCTCTCGACGGTTTCGAGGACGCGCTCGATGCGCAGACAGACACCCCGCTGCCGAAGATCCTCTCCGACGAGGTGCGCAACAACCAGGACGTCATCATCGGCGGCATTATCTCGTCGGTGGACCGGCGCTTTTCCAAGAAGGATGGCTCGCCGTGGGCCATCGTTACCGTGGAAGACCACCATGGCGCCCAGGTGGAGATCTTGGTGTTCAACAAGGTCTACTCCCTGGTCGCGCCGCAGATCGTGGAGGACAACATCATCCTGGCCAAGGCCCAGGTGCGCTACCGCGACGACCGCCGCTCACTGTTTTGTAACGACATCCGCGTGCCGGATCTGGGCCCAGGCGGGGGAGCGGGCCTGCCGCTGCGCCTGACGATGCGCACCGATCAGTGCACGATGAACAACATCGCGCGCCTGAAAGACGTGCTGCTGAAAAACTCGGGCGACTCGAGCGTGTACCTGACCCTGGTAGACGGGGAGAACCAGACCCAGCTCATCCTCGGCGACCACCTACGCGTCGAGCGCAACAGCAATCTGATGGGCGATCTCAAGGCCTCGATGGGGCCGGGAATATTAGGGTAG
- a CDS encoding RluA family pseudouridine synthase, producing MTQREQRNLPVPEGLEGMRADAALAKLLGLSRSVAAELCAAGDVVVEGTAVGKSDRLVAGSWLDVTLPEPPKPLVPKEELVEGMDVLYFDDDVIAVHKPVGVAAHPTIGWEGPTVVGGLAAAGFRISTSGPPERKGIVQRLDVGTSGVMVVAASERGYSVLKQAFRDRTVEKTYHALVQGLPDPTSGTIDSNIGRHPTSGWKFAVTDTGKRAVTHYELMEAFREASLVKVHLETGRTHQIRVHMAATGHPCCGDPMYGSDPELAKRLGLNRQWLHAVSLGFHHPADGRWTEITAPYPEDLKSALGKLR from the coding sequence ATGACGCAGCGTGAGCAGAGGAATCTCCCCGTCCCGGAAGGGCTGGAGGGGATGCGGGCCGACGCGGCGCTGGCTAAGCTGCTGGGCCTTTCCCGGTCTGTGGCCGCCGAGCTCTGTGCGGCCGGCGATGTGGTCGTGGAAGGCACCGCCGTGGGCAAGTCGGACCGTCTCGTCGCCGGCAGCTGGCTGGATGTGACTCTGCCCGAGCCGCCGAAGCCGCTGGTGCCCAAGGAAGAACTCGTCGAAGGGATGGACGTTCTCTACTTCGACGATGACGTCATCGCGGTGCACAAGCCGGTCGGGGTGGCCGCGCACCCGACCATCGGCTGGGAGGGGCCCACCGTGGTGGGTGGGCTGGCCGCCGCGGGTTTCCGGATCTCTACCTCCGGACCGCCGGAGCGCAAGGGGATTGTCCAGCGCCTCGACGTGGGTACGTCCGGCGTCATGGTCGTCGCCGCCAGCGAGCGCGGGTATTCGGTGCTCAAACAGGCCTTTCGCGATCGCACGGTAGAAAAGACTTACCACGCCCTAGTGCAGGGCCTTCCCGATCCGACCTCGGGGACTATTGACTCGAACATTGGCCGCCACCCCACGTCGGGATGGAAGTTTGCCGTGACCGATACGGGCAAGCGCGCCGTCACCCACTACGAGCTCATGGAGGCCTTCCGCGAGGCCAGCTTGGTCAAGGTCCACTTGGAGACCGGGCGCACCCACCAGATTCGCGTGCACATGGCCGCAACTGGGCACCCGTGCTGCGGCGATCCAATGTACGGGTCCGACCCAGAGCTGGCGAAGCGGCTGGGGCTTAACCGCCAGTGGTTGCACGCGGTTTCCCTCGGCTTCCACCACCCGGCCGACGGACGCTGGACGGAGATCACCGCGCCATACCCGGAGGACTTAAAAAGCGCCCTGGGTAAGTTGCGATGA
- the lspA gene encoding signal peptidase II, which yields MVRVAQKRGRWIGLMAGIALAVAAADQAVKHVMLNWLTEGVPQPVIGDWFRFVLLFNPGAAFSMGGEAFTWLFTTIQLVYIVAVAIAAPRISSRWQAVGLALIAGGALGNFIDRITREPGFWFGHVVDFISVGNFAVFNLADAAITVGVGVFVAALLFDGGRQSNDAA from the coding sequence ATGGTTCGGGTGGCACAGAAAAGGGGTAGATGGATAGGGCTCATGGCGGGCATTGCCCTCGCCGTGGCGGCCGCCGATCAGGCAGTCAAGCACGTGATGCTCAACTGGCTGACGGAGGGTGTTCCGCAACCGGTCATTGGTGACTGGTTCCGCTTCGTCCTCCTGTTCAACCCCGGCGCGGCCTTTTCCATGGGTGGAGAAGCCTTTACCTGGTTGTTTACTACTATCCAGCTGGTCTACATCGTCGCGGTGGCGATTGCCGCCCCGCGCATCTCATCGCGCTGGCAGGCTGTTGGGCTCGCTCTCATCGCCGGCGGTGCGTTAGGAAACTTCATCGACCGCATCACCCGTGAGCCGGGATTTTGGTTCGGGCACGTCGTGGACTTCATCTCGGTGGGCAACTTCGCCGTCTTTAACCTTGCCGATGCCGCCATTACCGTCGGTGTTGGTGTCTTTGTCGCAGCGCTTCTATTCGATGGAGGGAGGCAGAGTAATGACGCAGCGTGA